One Nonomuraea angiospora DNA segment encodes these proteins:
- a CDS encoding SpoIIE family protein phosphatase has product MGEQRAQGPRTGSAGQVSEERRRLLAEVDDDLWGIELLRFALEQAVADLAGLGGMAHLGSPGHGGGLRLAVTSGLPPVLTRAWERVDGNGPLAPARAFRTAASVRVPMANVAAGIPQQGSATDEARSWPVGTAMTAVPLLGPGGPLGALSIVTASSHELSPGQRAFLDLLSRWVGERLGRSSAPPPGAGPMGGRGRSAGSHLPRHLETIGTWDWDIRTGDAIWNDAMLTLLGIEPGTFDGRIETWMALVHPEDLPWVLTDIDEAIRAGRMYSTEYRVRRPDGTNVWVRARGRLLVDENGEPARMVGTLWDITKTHDDLEAVAEQQTGHTERAAQGRSARIRQLTRALAEAVTVRDVFDASAEHILPAFDAAGLMLTFLEGDHLRPVGFTGYSQEFVDRVTRIPATAGLPISQTLRERTPLFINSVEEYIERYPETADLPAAGGKKAWAFLPMIASGRPVGSCVVSFAEPRQFTGEERNLLTTLSGLIAQAMERARLYDREHARAQELQRGLLPRGLPSVPAVTAAARYLPAGKDMEVGGDWYDVIPLSADRVAIVIGDVMGHGVAEAATMGRLRTAVRTLADLELPPDELLTHLNEVVSDLGDDFYATCLYLVYDATTRSCVVTRAGHPPPAVVHPDGAVHFPDADPNSPLGAATPPFDTVRMELPEGSLLVLYTDGLVESATLDIDQGIADLAKALGDAVPGIPPVAACRHQDREAAPLHCAECLESLCDSLTATLLPGRQGTADDAALLVVRTHALPKDDMATWPLPEHPKAAGEAREHVRAQLSAWHLDDLSMTTELLASELVGNVVRHAKGPIHLRLLRSAVLTCEVSDGSLTTPRIRRAADTDEGGRGLQLVSAISHRWGTRYTDSGKCIWTEQPLQPAPPAL; this is encoded by the coding sequence ATGGGCGAACAGCGTGCGCAGGGTCCGCGGACCGGGTCGGCGGGCCAGGTTTCCGAGGAGCGAAGACGGCTGCTCGCGGAGGTCGACGACGATCTGTGGGGGATCGAGCTCCTGCGGTTCGCGCTCGAGCAGGCGGTGGCCGACCTTGCCGGGCTGGGCGGGATGGCGCACCTCGGCAGCCCCGGTCACGGCGGCGGGCTGCGTCTCGCCGTAACCAGCGGGCTACCCCCCGTGCTCACCCGCGCGTGGGAGCGCGTCGACGGCAACGGCCCGCTCGCCCCGGCACGCGCGTTCCGGACCGCCGCGTCCGTCCGGGTCCCCATGGCCAACGTCGCCGCCGGCATCCCCCAGCAGGGCTCCGCCACGGACGAGGCGCGGTCCTGGCCGGTCGGCACGGCGATGACGGCCGTCCCGCTGCTCGGCCCCGGCGGGCCGCTCGGCGCGCTGTCGATCGTGACGGCCTCCTCGCACGAGCTCTCGCCCGGTCAACGAGCCTTCCTCGACCTGCTGAGCCGATGGGTGGGCGAGCGCCTGGGCCGGTCCTCCGCGCCACCGCCCGGCGCGGGACCCATGGGCGGGCGGGGCCGGTCGGCCGGCTCGCACCTGCCGCGGCACCTGGAGACCATCGGCACGTGGGACTGGGACATCCGGACGGGGGACGCCATCTGGAACGACGCGATGCTGACGCTGCTCGGCATCGAGCCGGGCACCTTCGACGGACGCATCGAGACCTGGATGGCCCTGGTCCACCCCGAGGATCTGCCGTGGGTGCTGACCGACATCGACGAGGCGATCCGCGCGGGCAGGATGTACAGCACCGAGTACCGGGTGCGCCGCCCGGACGGGACGAACGTCTGGGTACGGGCCCGCGGCCGGTTGCTGGTCGACGAGAACGGCGAGCCGGCGCGCATGGTCGGCACGCTGTGGGACATCACCAAGACCCATGACGACCTCGAGGCGGTCGCCGAGCAGCAGACGGGTCACACCGAACGCGCGGCCCAGGGGCGCTCCGCCCGCATCAGGCAGCTGACCAGGGCGCTGGCCGAGGCGGTCACCGTGCGGGACGTCTTCGACGCCTCCGCCGAGCACATCCTGCCGGCGTTCGACGCCGCCGGTCTCATGCTCACCTTCCTGGAGGGCGACCACCTGCGGCCGGTCGGGTTCACCGGGTACTCGCAGGAGTTCGTCGACCGGGTGACCCGGATCCCCGCCACCGCGGGGCTCCCGATCTCTCAAACCCTGCGGGAGCGCACGCCTCTGTTCATCAACTCGGTCGAGGAGTACATCGAGCGCTACCCCGAGACGGCCGACCTGCCGGCGGCGGGCGGCAAGAAGGCGTGGGCCTTCCTGCCGATGATCGCCTCGGGACGCCCCGTCGGCAGCTGTGTCGTCTCCTTCGCCGAGCCGCGCCAGTTCACAGGCGAGGAGCGCAACCTGCTGACCACGCTCAGCGGGCTGATCGCCCAGGCCATGGAACGGGCCCGCCTGTACGACCGGGAGCACGCGCGCGCCCAGGAGCTGCAGCGCGGGCTGCTCCCCCGCGGGCTGCCCAGCGTGCCCGCGGTCACCGCCGCGGCCCGCTACCTGCCCGCCGGCAAGGACATGGAGGTGGGCGGCGACTGGTACGACGTCATCCCGCTGTCGGCGGACCGGGTCGCCATCGTCATCGGCGACGTCATGGGGCACGGCGTGGCCGAGGCGGCCACCATGGGCCGCCTGCGTACGGCGGTCCGCACCCTGGCCGACCTGGAGCTGCCTCCCGACGAGCTGCTCACCCACCTCAACGAGGTGGTCAGCGACCTCGGCGACGACTTCTACGCCACCTGCCTGTACCTGGTCTACGACGCCACCACCCGCTCCTGCGTGGTCACCCGCGCCGGCCATCCGCCGCCCGCCGTCGTCCACCCCGACGGCGCCGTCCACTTCCCCGACGCCGATCCGAACTCGCCCCTCGGCGCCGCCACCCCGCCCTTCGACACCGTGCGGATGGAGCTGCCCGAAGGCAGCCTGCTGGTGCTGTACACCGACGGCCTGGTCGAATCCGCCACCCTCGACATCGACCAGGGCATCGCCGATCTCGCCAAGGCGCTGGGCGACGCGGTCCCCGGGATCCCGCCGGTGGCGGCGTGCCGGCACCAGGACCGGGAAGCGGCCCCGCTGCACTGCGCCGAATGCCTGGAATCCCTGTGCGACAGCCTCACCGCCACCCTGCTGCCCGGCCGGCAGGGCACCGCCGACGACGCCGCCCTGCTGGTCGTCCGCACCCATGCGCTGCCGAAGGACGACATGGCCACCTGGCCGCTGCCCGAACACCCCAAGGCCGCCGGCGAGGCCCGCGAACACGTCCGCGCCCAGCTCAGCGCCTGGCACCTGGACGACCTGTCGATGACCACCGAGCTGCTGGCCAGCGAGCTGGTCGGCAACGTCGTCCGCCACGCCAAGGGCCCCATCCACCTGCGCCTGCTCCGCAGCGCCGTGCTCACCTGCGAGGTCTCCGACGGCAGCCTGACCACGCCCCGCATCCGCCGCGCCGCCGACACCGACGAGGGCGGCCGCGGGCTCCAGCTCGTCTCCGCGATCTCCCACCGCTGGGGCACCCGCTACACCGACTCCGGCAAGTGCATCTGGACCGAACAGCCCCTCCAGCCGGCCCCGCCCGCCCTCTAG
- a CDS encoding AfsR/SARP family transcriptional regulator — protein MLRVEFGVLGEICAWAGGQAIELGPARQRSVLAALLVKVNQPVSLDQLTDCVWGEDPPRRPAATLQSYLSRLRTSLPAAWDGGIRRSGGGYLLRADESAVDLHRFHDLRDRARASDDATAERLYEQALDLWRGEPFADLDTSWARAQRHVLQGERLAARLAYHDVRLRRGGHAALLGTLESLAAEHPLDERPAAQLILALYRSGRQGEAFQQYERIRKRLAADLGVDPGPDLRLLHHQMLTAAVAPAPAEPAPAPPAPGPPPARAVVPRQLPAPPPVFVGRPRELATLDDALTGDGGDRVAMISAIGGYGGIGKTWLALYWAHHHVDRFPDGQIYLDLRGFDAANAPMPVETALRLLIGALGADPAAVPRRPEEQTALYRSLTARKRLLIVLDNARDSAQVVPLLPGTPSCTVLVTSRNQLPGLIAGHDARHVPLDVLDAAEARRLLLHHLGPERVDAEPEAVAALVERCAGLPLALSIIAARALMSPWLPLASLAEELRAESTRLDALDAGELSADLRTVFAASYRALEPEAARLFRLLALHPGPDLPPPAAASLMGTDARRPMAGLVRAHLVTEHAPGRFAVHDLLRDYAAERAYAEDSEAERDAALRRLLDHYLHTAHAAALLFYPNRRAIQLTEPLAPGAVPVVPRDHQQAAGWLAAESQALLWAVRRAADAGLATHAWQLAWSLADYLNRQGRWQDILTTQQAALEAARDQGDLVGQCRAHQTIARTHLRLGRYDDARVQLDHALDLSTRLGDLALQARANHSLTMVFSAQERHGEALVHAQRALELYRDLGDKSSTADILNSVGWEHAELGHHREAIDHCEQAVALYESLGDPYGQAAALDSLGYAHHRAGDHDRAAGRYRHALRLFREVGDRVEEAVCLVNLGDTHRSAGDEAAARREWRAALDILDELDRPGDDPVRSRLAARLGDR, from the coding sequence GTGCTGCGAGTCGAGTTCGGCGTGCTGGGGGAGATCTGCGCCTGGGCCGGCGGCCAGGCGATCGAGCTGGGGCCGGCCAGGCAGCGGAGCGTGCTGGCGGCGCTGCTGGTGAAGGTCAACCAGCCGGTGTCCCTCGACCAGCTGACCGACTGCGTGTGGGGGGAGGATCCGCCCCGGCGGCCGGCCGCGACCCTGCAGAGCTACCTGTCCCGGCTGCGTACGTCCCTGCCGGCGGCCTGGGACGGCGGCATCCGCCGCAGCGGCGGCGGCTACCTGCTGCGGGCCGACGAGAGCGCGGTGGACCTGCACCGCTTCCACGACCTGCGCGACCGGGCCCGCGCGAGCGACGACGCCACCGCCGAACGCCTGTACGAGCAGGCGCTGGACCTGTGGCGCGGCGAGCCCTTCGCCGACCTGGACACCTCGTGGGCGCGGGCGCAGCGGCACGTCCTGCAGGGCGAGCGGCTGGCCGCGCGCCTGGCCTACCACGACGTACGGCTGCGCCGCGGCGGCCACGCCGCCCTCCTCGGCACCCTGGAGTCCCTGGCGGCCGAACACCCGCTGGACGAGCGGCCGGCCGCCCAGCTGATCCTCGCCCTGTACCGCAGCGGCCGCCAGGGCGAGGCCTTCCAGCAGTACGAGCGGATCCGCAAGCGGCTGGCCGCCGACCTCGGCGTGGACCCCGGCCCTGACCTGCGGCTCCTGCACCACCAGATGCTCACCGCCGCGGTGGCGCCCGCCCCCGCCGAACCCGCCCCGGCGCCTCCCGCCCCTGGGCCCCCACCCGCCCGGGCCGTGGTGCCGCGACAGCTGCCCGCGCCGCCGCCGGTGTTCGTCGGACGCCCGCGCGAGCTGGCCACCCTGGACGACGCGCTGACCGGCGACGGCGGGGACCGGGTGGCGATGATCTCCGCCATCGGCGGGTACGGCGGCATCGGCAAGACCTGGCTGGCCCTGTACTGGGCGCACCACCACGTGGACCGCTTCCCGGACGGGCAGATCTACCTGGACCTGCGCGGATTCGACGCCGCGAACGCGCCCATGCCGGTGGAGACGGCCCTGCGCCTGCTGATCGGCGCGCTCGGCGCGGATCCCGCCGCCGTCCCGCGGCGGCCGGAGGAGCAGACCGCGCTCTACCGCAGCCTGACGGCCCGCAAACGCCTGCTGATCGTGCTCGACAACGCCCGCGACAGCGCCCAGGTCGTCCCGCTGCTGCCGGGCACGCCCTCCTGCACCGTGCTGGTCACCAGCCGTAACCAGCTCCCCGGGCTGATCGCCGGCCACGACGCCCGCCACGTGCCGCTGGACGTGCTCGACGCCGCCGAAGCCCGCCGGCTGCTGCTGCACCACCTGGGGCCCGAGCGGGTCGACGCCGAGCCGGAGGCCGTGGCCGCCCTGGTCGAGCGCTGCGCAGGGCTGCCGCTGGCGCTGAGCATCATCGCGGCCCGCGCCCTGATGAGCCCGTGGCTGCCGCTCGCGTCCCTGGCCGAGGAGCTGCGCGCGGAGTCCACCCGGCTCGACGCGCTGGACGCCGGCGAGCTGTCGGCCGACCTGCGGACCGTGTTCGCCGCGTCGTACCGCGCGCTGGAGCCGGAGGCGGCCCGGCTGTTCCGATTATTGGCCCTGCACCCCGGACCGGACCTCCCGCCGCCCGCCGCGGCCAGCCTCATGGGCACGGACGCCCGGCGGCCCATGGCCGGGCTGGTCCGCGCGCACCTGGTCACCGAGCACGCCCCCGGCCGCTTCGCCGTCCACGACCTGCTGCGCGACTACGCGGCCGAACGGGCGTACGCCGAGGACAGCGAGGCCGAGCGCGACGCGGCGCTGCGCCGCCTGCTCGACCACTACCTGCACACCGCCCACGCGGCGGCCCTGCTGTTCTACCCGAACCGGCGGGCGATCCAGCTGACCGAACCCCTCGCCCCCGGCGCCGTCCCGGTCGTCCCGCGCGATCACCAGCAGGCCGCCGGCTGGCTCGCCGCCGAGAGCCAGGCGCTGCTGTGGGCGGTCAGGCGGGCCGCCGACGCCGGGCTGGCCACGCACGCCTGGCAGCTGGCCTGGTCGCTGGCCGACTACCTCAACCGCCAGGGGCGCTGGCAGGACATCCTCACCACGCAGCAGGCCGCCCTGGAGGCCGCCCGGGACCAGGGCGACCTCGTCGGACAGTGCCGGGCGCACCAGACCATCGCCCGCACCCACCTGCGGCTCGGCCGCTACGACGACGCCCGCGTCCAGCTCGATCACGCGCTCGACCTGTCCACCCGGCTCGGCGACCTGGCCCTCCAGGCCCGCGCGAACCACAGCCTCACCATGGTGTTCAGCGCTCAGGAACGCCACGGCGAGGCCCTGGTCCACGCCCAGCGGGCGCTCGAACTGTACCGGGACCTGGGCGACAAGAGCAGCACCGCCGACATCCTCAACTCCGTCGGCTGGGAGCACGCCGAACTCGGGCACCACCGCGAGGCCATCGACCACTGCGAGCAGGCCGTCGCCCTGTACGAGTCGCTCGGCGACCCGTACGGCCAGGCGGCCGCCCTGGACAGCCTGGGCTACGCCCACCACCGCGCCGGCGACCACGACCGGGCCGCCGGCCGCTACCGGCACGCGCTGCGGCTGTTCCGGGAGGTGGGGGACCGCGTGGAGGAGGCGGTGTGCCTGGTCAACCTCGGCGACACCCACCGCTCCGCCGGTGACGAGGCGGCCGCCCGCCGGGAGTGGCGGGCCGCGCTGGACATCCTCGACGAGCTCGACCGGCCCGGCGACGATCCGGTACGGAGCAGGCTCGCCGCCCGCCTCGGCGACCGCTGA